The Arachis hypogaea cultivar Tifrunner chromosome 16, arahy.Tifrunner.gnm2.J5K5, whole genome shotgun sequence genome contains a region encoding:
- the LOC112697572 gene encoding uncharacterized protein, which translates to MARGSESVGEGVPKEMSEALRRTVASLENLEAELPNILSLSNPFILSKMPPLQRAHSLLTLANITSTLFSLKLRCKGTNPDYHPLKSELDRLKVYQRKLEPFGDVGQALPPPSSFLDEQPSVDHSLRDLTSVQRKEMANMSIGEVPMMSNYQEQAGQKRKHPSSEEHPVQVDAEVHVKKEPLEVFGHNNGKTEEPIVIDISDDDE; encoded by the exons ATGGCGAGGGGAAGCGAAAGTGTGGGTGAGGGCGTACCGAAAGAGATGAGCGAAGCACTGAGGCGCACGGTAGCCAGCCTGGAGAATCTGGAAGCAGAGCTGCCGAATATTCTTTCTCTCTCAAACCCTTTCATCCTCTCTAAAATGCCTCCTCTTCAACGCGCTCACTCTCTCTTAACCCTTGCCAACATCACTTCCACCCTTTTCTCAT TGAAGTTGAGATGCAAAGGGACTAATCCAGATTATCATCCCCTCAAATCTGAACTT GACAGGTTAAAAGTTTACCAACGCAAACTGGAACCCTTTGGGGATGTAGGTCAAG CTCTACCACCGCCTTCTTCTTTCTTGGATGAGCAGCCTTCTGTTGACCACTCCTTACGTGACCTCACTTCAG tacaaagaaaagaaatggcTAACATGAGCATTGGGGAGGTACCAATGATGAGCAACTATCAGGAGCAGGCTGGTCAGAAGAGAAAGCATCCATCTTCTGAAGAACACCCTGTTCAAGTTGATGCTGAGGTGCACGTGAAGAAAGAACCACTTGAGGTTTTTGGTCATAACAATGGAAAAACTGAGGAACCAATAGTCATTGACATTTCAGATGATGACGAGTGA
- the LOC112697573 gene encoding early nodulin-like protein 13 encodes MAGCLRASSATCILVLFVVFGISYAAKDILVGGKVDAWKVPSSPSDSLNKWAERARFQVGDRLVWKYDGGKDSVLEVNKEDYGNCNTSNPIKKFNGGNTKVELDHPGPFYFISGAKGSCEQGEKLHVVVITPRGAPAPSQAHTHAPSPAPSPSSGFEDDHTPAPAVAPSSGGANALESGSLMTLIGVFAMWVF; translated from the exons ATGGCTGGTTGTTTGAGAGCTTCCTCAGCTACTTGTATTTTGGTCCTTTTTGTTGTGTTTGGAATATCTTATGCTGCTAAGGATATCTTGGTTGGAGGCAAGGTTGATGCATGGAAGGTTCCATCTTCACCCTCTGATTCCCTCAACAAATGGGCTGAGAGGGCTAGGTTTCAAGTCGGAGACCGTCTTG TGTGgaaatatgatggtgggaaagactCTGTGTTGGAAGTGAACAAAGAGGATTATGGGAATTGCAACACATCAAATCCAATTAAGAAGTTCAATGGCGGCAACACTAAGGTGGAGCTGGACCACCCTGGACCATTCTACTTCATAAGTGGAGCAAAGGGTAGCTGTGAGCAAGGTGAGAAGCTTCATGTGGTGGTCATTACTCCAAGGGGTGCACCTGCACCTTCACAGGCACATACACATGCACCTTCTCCTGCTCCTTCACCTTCTTCAGGATTTGAAGATGATCATACACCTGCCCCTGCTGTTGCTCCTTCAAGTGGTGGTGCCAATGCTTTGGAGTCCGGCAGTCTTATGACTCTTATTGGGGTTTTTGCCATGTGGGTTTTCTAA